In Fibrobacter sp. UWR2, the following are encoded in one genomic region:
- a CDS encoding fibrobacter succinogenes major paralogous domain-containing protein: MFTMKESVMKWGAALGMLAVCAMFWACSDDGSDFAGGSTEDAGIIANLNVAGVSQKGPFVKGATVTVQGIDCKTLKFTDEIFEGKVKSDKGDFTVEDVSLKSTCALFEVTGVYRNEISGKKSSEKLTLHALTDLKDRKNVNINVLTELEYERLMYLVTEKGKKFADAKVRAEKEVFAAFGIAGDFDNSEDLTIYESGDGNAALLAVSVLMQAETDDAGLAKRIEKFADSFAETGDWNDGKTKAAIEEWQIAATADGTLDSIRKNIEGWGYADVVPAFEKYIEAFGDTVILSSDSSEGSSSSSEPAEGTLTDSRDGQTYRTVKIGDQVWMAENLNFETDSSYCYNDSAKYCAKYGRLYEWSAAMDACPSGWHLPDTAEWRTLLDAVGGDSIAGTMLKSTSGWNSDGNGTDDFGFTVLPAGGWDNKMFEGEAAGFWSSVGYGNYAAAIRLLADAFAVRLISGRTYVGHSVRCVKGSEYDATANTLKDLRDGKVYKTVKIGDQVWMAENLNYSDSTKTASLKDKSWCYDNESDNCVKYGRLYTWAAAIDSVALANDAKAPLDCGYGKSCTLPAKVQGVCPDGWHLPNYDEWVAMLTSVGWQSNENKVLKSQSGWSGNGNGSDSSGFSALPAGYYNGSFNHAGDEADFWSSFDHYSDYAYKMTLDNNMKCDRGCINDERKNVGNSVRCVKDGIAVPASSSSEVSSPSSSSVALVAPCKTETEDNCEYGTLIDSRDGQTYKTVTIGTQTWMAENLNYAYTDVPYSYAAYESDSTSWCFDNALDNCAMYGRLYTWSVAMDSVGVWSTKGKGCGYDRTCNVDSTGSVRGICPEGWHLPTQTEWGTLFAAVGGMSTAGKMLKSTSGWTSNGNGTDGYSFAALPADSRTAGGDYRNKGYFTNFWSSSEKDSGTVYTMSLTYYVENADLTYRYKPEGLSVRCVKD; the protein is encoded by the coding sequence ATGTTCACGATGAAGGAATCTGTAATGAAGTGGGGCGCTGCTCTCGGGATGCTTGCGGTGTGCGCCATGTTCTGGGCGTGTTCCGACGACGGGTCAGATTTTGCGGGCGGTTCTACGGAAGATGCCGGCATTATCGCCAACCTGAATGTGGCTGGCGTTTCGCAGAAGGGCCCGTTCGTGAAGGGCGCTACGGTGACGGTGCAGGGTATTGACTGCAAGACGCTCAAGTTTACGGACGAAATTTTTGAGGGTAAGGTCAAGAGCGACAAGGGCGACTTTACCGTCGAGGATGTCTCGCTCAAGTCTACGTGCGCGCTGTTCGAGGTGACGGGTGTCTACCGCAACGAAATTTCCGGAAAGAAGTCTTCGGAAAAGTTGACGCTCCACGCACTGACCGACCTCAAGGACCGCAAGAACGTGAACATCAACGTGCTTACGGAACTGGAATACGAACGCCTGATGTACCTCGTGACTGAGAAGGGCAAGAAGTTTGCAGACGCGAAGGTGCGGGCCGAAAAGGAAGTGTTTGCTGCGTTCGGCATAGCGGGTGACTTTGACAATTCTGAAGACTTGACCATCTATGAAAGCGGCGATGGCAATGCTGCGCTGCTTGCGGTGAGCGTCTTGATGCAGGCGGAAACGGACGATGCGGGCCTTGCAAAGCGCATCGAGAAGTTTGCCGACTCGTTCGCGGAAACGGGCGACTGGAACGATGGTAAAACAAAGGCCGCGATTGAAGAGTGGCAGATTGCCGCTACGGCCGACGGAACACTCGATTCTATCCGCAAGAATATTGAGGGCTGGGGCTATGCCGACGTGGTGCCCGCATTCGAGAAGTACATCGAAGCCTTCGGCGATACCGTTATCCTGAGCAGCGATAGCAGCGAAGGATCCAGCAGCAGTTCTGAGCCTGCCGAAGGAACACTTACGGACTCCCGCGACGGCCAGACTTATAGAACCGTAAAAATCGGCGATCAGGTGTGGATGGCGGAAAACCTGAACTTTGAAACGGATTCCAGTTACTGCTATAATGATTCTGCCAAATACTGTGCAAAGTATGGTCGCCTTTATGAATGGAGTGCGGCAATGGATGCATGCCCTAGCGGCTGGCACCTGCCTGATACTGCGGAATGGAGAACGCTGCTCGATGCGGTTGGTGGGGATTCGATTGCGGGCACGATGCTCAAGTCTACGAGTGGCTGGAATAGTGACGGCAATGGTACGGATGATTTCGGCTTCACTGTGTTGCCTGCTGGTGGCTGGGATAACAAGATGTTTGAGGGGGAAGCTGCAGGCTTTTGGAGCTCTGTAGGGTACGGAAACTATGCGGCCGCTATACGTTTGCTCGCAGATGCCTTTGCCGTACGCCTGATTAGCGGCCGCACGTATGTCGGACACTCGGTCCGTTGTGTAAAGGGTAGTGAATACGATGCGACTGCAAATACGCTCAAGGACCTGCGTGATGGCAAGGTTTACAAGACTGTGAAAATCGGCGACCAGGTGTGGATGGCGGAGAACCTCAATTATTCAGATAGCACGAAGACCGCGAGTCTAAAAGACAAATCTTGGTGCTACGATAATGAATCTGACAATTGCGTAAAGTATGGCCGCCTTTATACCTGGGCTGCAGCGATTGACTCTGTTGCCTTGGCGAACGATGCAAAGGCGCCGCTGGATTGCGGTTATGGCAAGTCGTGTACCCTGCCTGCGAAAGTGCAGGGTGTTTGCCCCGATGGTTGGCATTTGCCGAACTATGATGAATGGGTAGCTATGCTTACGTCTGTGGGTTGGCAGTCAAATGAGAATAAGGTTCTCAAATCCCAGAGCGGTTGGTCCGGAAATGGAAATGGCTCTGATTCTTCCGGTTTTTCTGCGTTGCCTGCTGGTTACTATAATGGCAGTTTCAATCACGCTGGCGACGAAGCAGACTTCTGGAGTTCCTTTGATCACTATAGTGACTACGCCTACAAAATGACACTGGATAATAACATGAAATGTGATAGAGGGTGCATAAATGACGAACGGAAAAACGTCGGGAATTCTGTCCGCTGCGTGAAGGATGGTATTGCTGTTCCTGCGTCCAGCAGTAGCGAAGTGTCTAGCCCATCATCCAGTTCGGTTGCTTTGGTGGCGCCATGCAAGACTGAAACCGAAGACAATTGCGAATATGGAACTTTGATCGATTCCCGCGACGGCCAGACCTACAAGACGGTCACCATTGGTACGCAGACTTGGATGGCGGAGAATCTTAACTATGCATACACTGATGTCCCCTATAGTTATGCAGCCTACGAATCCGATTCTACGAGTTGGTGCTTTGACAATGCCTTAGACAACTGTGCCATGTACGGTCGTCTTTACACCTGGTCCGTTGCGATGGATAGTGTGGGTGTTTGGTCTACGAAAGGAAAGGGGTGCGGTTATGACAGGACTTGTAACGTCGATTCGACGGGCTCGGTGCGAGGCATATGCCCCGAGGGCTGGCACTTGCCTACGCAAACGGAATGGGGAACGTTATTTGCCGCTGTCGGTGGAATGTCGACGGCGGGCAAGATGCTCAAATCGACAAGCGGTTGGACAAGTAACGGCAACGGAACGGATGGTTATTCCTTTGCTGCGCTGCCTGCTGACAGCAGGACCGCCGGTGGCGATTACCGCAACAAGGGCTACTTCACGAACTTCTGGAGTTCTTCTGAGAAAGATAGTGGCACCGTATATACCATGTCTTTGACTTACTACGTTGAAAATGCGGACTTGACCTACAGATACAAGCCCGAGGGACTTTCTGTCCGCTGCGTGAAGGATTAA
- a CDS encoding fibrobacter succinogenes major paralogous domain-containing protein: protein MKSNLSDMFRGGIVWAMSLALASTFLTACSDDKGVAGGSTEDAGIIANLNVAGLTQKGPFVKGSEVTVQGIDCKTMKLTNEHFEGKVKSDKGDFAIDGVSLKSTCALFEVTGKYRNEFTGKESSEGLTLHALTDLKDRKNVNINVLTELEYERLMYLVTEKGKKFAEAKAQAEEEVLAAFDIKGDFGNSEDLTIYESGDGNAALLAVSVLMQAKTDDAGLATRIEKFADSFAETGKWNDDKTKATIEEWQVAATADGTLDSIRKNVESWGYADVVPAFEKYVEAFGDTVILSSDSLPSSSSTPVEDLSSSSVTLAVPCKTETEDNCEYGTLTDERDGQTYKTVKIGDQVWMAENLNIDAANSCCYHDSAEYCSKYGRLYNWAGAMDAEGKWSTNSVNCRYTGECSPTYPVRGACPEGWHLPDSTEWGKLLTAVGGLDVAAKMLKSTSGWQDCEEENCNGTDAYGFSALPAGYMDRYGSAFTYYEGVSTGFYTSTQVDKNDAYRVYLYRNNVVNFTSDIKADGFSVRCVKDDVSALESSSGVTPQSSSGETSVSSSSVEVQPNSSETESSSSSGDDKMNCSALLEGETDWNWDVPKECRFNPDIDYGTMIDTRDNKQYKTVKIGDQVWMAENLNFDPGQGGSGDAKYDWSWCHNNKAEHCDVAGRFYTWAAAIDSVKLATDADKTMDCGYGKECGLDSAGSATLIQGICPDGWHLPNNGEWNSLFTAVGGSGKAGTLLKSQTGWYGNGNGTDAFGFTALSVGRSYSYANFDFDGLYAYFWSATENDSSYAYGMYLYYRGDDVGAGLFDSYKNYGFSVRCIKD, encoded by the coding sequence ATGAAAAGTAACTTGAGTGATATGTTCCGTGGTGGCATTGTTTGGGCAATGTCGTTGGCATTGGCGTCGACTTTTTTGACGGCGTGTTCCGACGACAAGGGCGTCGCGGGCGGTTCTACAGAAGATGCCGGCATCATCGCCAACTTGAATGTGGCTGGCTTGACGCAGAAGGGCCCGTTCGTGAAGGGTTCCGAGGTCACGGTGCAGGGAATCGATTGCAAGACGATGAAGTTGACGAATGAACATTTCGAGGGCAAGGTCAAGAGCGACAAGGGCGACTTTGCCATCGATGGGGTCTCTCTCAAGTCTACATGTGCCTTGTTCGAGGTGACGGGTAAATACCGCAATGAATTTACCGGCAAGGAATCTTCGGAAGGACTGACGCTCCATGCGCTGACGGATTTGAAGGACCGCAAGAATGTGAACATCAACGTGCTCACCGAACTGGAATACGAACGCCTGATGTATCTTGTGACCGAGAAGGGCAAGAAGTTCGCAGAAGCGAAGGCGCAGGCCGAAGAGGAAGTGCTTGCGGCATTCGACATCAAGGGCGACTTCGGCAATTCTGAAGACTTGACCATCTATGAAAGTGGCGACGGAAACGCGGCACTGCTTGCCGTGAGCGTCTTGATGCAGGCGAAAACGGACGATGCGGGCCTTGCAACGCGCATCGAAAAGTTTGCCGACTCGTTTGCGGAAACGGGCAAGTGGAATGATGACAAGACGAAGGCCACGATTGAAGAATGGCAGGTGGCCGCTACGGCCGACGGAACGCTCGATTCAATCCGCAAGAATGTCGAAAGCTGGGGCTATGCCGACGTGGTGCCCGCATTCGAGAAGTATGTGGAAGCCTTTGGCGACACTGTCATCCTGAGCAGCGATTCCCTTCCGTCGTCATCCTCGACTCCGGTCGAGGATCTGTCAAGCAGTTCGGTTACTTTGGCGGTTCCGTGCAAGACTGAAACCGAAGACAATTGCGAATACGGTACCTTGACGGATGAACGCGACGGCCAAACGTACAAGACTGTGAAAATCGGTGACCAGGTGTGGATGGCGGAGAATTTGAATATTGATGCGGCGAATAGTTGTTGCTATCACGATTCCGCTGAATATTGCTCCAAGTACGGACGTCTTTATAACTGGGCAGGAGCGATGGATGCTGAAGGCAAATGGTCTACGAACAGTGTGAACTGCCGTTACACTGGGGAGTGCTCTCCGACATATCCTGTGCGTGGAGCATGTCCCGAGGGCTGGCATTTGCCTGATTCAACAGAGTGGGGAAAACTATTGACAGCGGTTGGCGGCCTCGATGTGGCGGCTAAAATGCTCAAGTCAACGAGTGGCTGGCAAGATTGTGAAGAAGAAAACTGCAACGGCACGGACGCTTATGGATTCTCGGCGTTGCCTGCCGGCTACATGGATCGTTATGGGTCTGCCTTTACCTACTATGAGGGTGTTAGCACGGGGTTCTATACTTCTACGCAGGTGGATAAAAACGATGCGTACCGAGTGTATTTGTACCGTAACAATGTTGTGAATTTTACCAGTGATATCAAGGCCGACGGTTTCTCCGTTCGCTGCGTGAAGGATGACGTTTCTGCTCTGGAATCCAGCTCCGGCGTCACACCGCAGTCGAGCAGTGGCGAGACAAGCGTGTCCAGCAGTTCTGTTGAAGTGCAGCCGAACTCTAGCGAAACTGAGTCAAGTTCCAGTAGTGGCGACGACAAGATGAATTGCTCGGCGCTTTTGGAAGGCGAAACGGACTGGAACTGGGATGTGCCGAAGGAATGTCGTTTTAATCCTGATATTGACTATGGCACCATGATCGATACCCGAGACAACAAGCAGTACAAGACGGTGAAAATTGGCGACCAGGTATGGATGGCAGAGAACTTGAACTTTGACCCTGGTCAGGGTGGTTCTGGCGATGCAAAATACGATTGGTCTTGGTGCCACAACAATAAAGCAGAACACTGTGATGTGGCTGGTCGTTTTTATACGTGGGCTGCGGCCATCGACTCGGTGAAACTTGCTACCGATGCGGACAAGACGATGGACTGCGGCTATGGCAAGGAATGTGGCCTCGATTCGGCGGGCTCAGCGACCTTAATTCAGGGAATCTGTCCCGATGGCTGGCACTTGCCAAATAACGGTGAATGGAATTCCCTGTTCACGGCTGTAGGCGGGTCAGGGAAGGCTGGCACACTTCTCAAGTCCCAGACCGGTTGGTATGGTAATGGCAATGGTACGGACGCTTTCGGGTTCACCGCGTTGTCCGTCGGCCGCAGTTACAGCTATGCCAACTTCGACTTCGATGGTCTCTATGCTTATTTTTGGAGTGCTACTGAGAACGATAGCAGCTACGCCTACGGCATGTACTTGTACTATCGCGGCGACGACGTGGGTGCAGGCCTGTTCGACAGCTATAAGAACTACGGTTTTTCCGTCCGCTGCATAAAGGATTAA